The genomic region CTTGACCGACGCCTCCGCCTCGTCGGGCGTGGTGAAGCCGTGCTCGGCGGTGATGCCGTTGGCGCCCAGGAACGCGACGTCGACCCGCAGCTCGGCCAGCGAGCGCACCGTCGTCTCCCCGACCGCGCACTGGGTGACGCCGCGGACCCGCCCGCCGAGGACGTGCAGCAGGACGCCGCCGGTGACCGAGAGCCGCGACGCGATGGGCACCGAGGAGGTGACGGCGAGCAGCCGGCGGTCGGCGGGGAGGACTTCAGCGAGGGCGGCCGTCGTCGTCCCGCCGTCGAGGACGATGCTGCCCTCCGCGCCGGGCAGGAGGCCCAGCGCCGCCGCGGCGATCGCCCGCTTCTGCTCGCTGTGCGACCGGTGCCGCTCGCCGAGCCCCGGCTCGACCAGGGTCAGGGCTCCTGCGGGTACCGCGCCGCCGTGCACCCGCCGCAGCATCCCGGCCCGCTCCAGGACGGCGAGGTCGCGCCGGACTGTCTCGGTCGTGACGCCGAACTCCTCCGCCAGAGCGGCGACGGCGAGGCGACCGCGGTCGGTCACCAGGGCCGCGATCGCCTGCTGGCGTTCTTCGGGATAGAGCACGCCTGTCCTCCGGCTGGTGCGGCGATGCGTGTCCGAGCATGTGGCCTTGCGGCTGTGCTTGTGTTGTTTTACGTCCGTTCCGTTGACAAGTCAACAGGGATTGGTGACTCTGGTCACCAAGCCCGCGGGAGACCCCCGCCCCTCTCGTCCGCAGCGAGGTCCCCATGTCGAGCACCGTCTCCCCGCCCGCGTCCCTCGGGCCTGCCGTCCTCACGGGCACGCC from Blastococcus colisei harbors:
- a CDS encoding DeoR/GlpR family DNA-binding transcription regulator, encoding MLYPEERQQAIAALVTDRGRLAVAALAEEFGVTTETVRRDLAVLERAGMLRRVHGGAVPAGALTLVEPGLGERHRSHSEQKRAIAAAALGLLPGAEGSIVLDGGTTTAALAEVLPADRRLLAVTSSVPIASRLSVTGGVLLHVLGGRVRGVTQCAVGETTVRSLAELRVDVAFLGANGITAEHGFTTPDEAEASVKRAMVRAGQRVVVLADSSKLGREHLVRYAAIEDVDVLVTDAGADPGLVAELEKAGVEVVLA